Proteins co-encoded in one Geothermobacter hydrogeniphilus genomic window:
- a CDS encoding PilW family protein, protein MRAAGRRQTDSNHRAGFTLLELLIGIAITGIALAAIYSLYLTMQNTTSDQARIVDSQQNLRVAMDFISRDLSMAGAIIYRNTPGIAAGSDASTLTINTASSSGAFALISSSLEVPKSATTTSNQAFTVEVPAMVDRFKVGDSVRIYRPQSGSQPYSALPLTVQSLSGIRTITIAGFGSLAEPIQYNAGDVIVRIGAGAPDPSSITWTLNGTDLTRQADNGGQQVVADNISQLQFDYILSDGTEVAAPSASQLADISAVRVTLVSTTAKQASQQNRQRSLSDVVHLRNH, encoded by the coding sequence CAGCAATCACCGGGCAGGTTTTACTCTGCTCGAATTATTGATCGGAATCGCCATCACGGGAATCGCGCTCGCGGCGATCTACTCTCTCTATCTCACCATGCAGAACACGACAAGCGACCAGGCCCGGATCGTCGACAGCCAGCAGAACCTGCGCGTCGCCATGGACTTCATCAGTCGTGACCTGAGCATGGCCGGGGCCATCATTTACCGCAATACACCCGGAATCGCCGCCGGATCCGATGCTTCGACCCTGACCATTAATACCGCGTCAAGTTCCGGGGCGTTCGCCCTCATTTCCAGCAGCCTCGAAGTACCGAAGAGTGCCACCACAACAAGCAACCAGGCATTTACCGTTGAAGTTCCCGCAATGGTCGACCGGTTCAAGGTGGGTGACTCGGTACGTATCTACCGTCCCCAGAGCGGTTCCCAACCCTACAGCGCCCTCCCCCTGACCGTTCAGTCACTCAGCGGCATCCGAACCATCACCATTGCCGGCTTTGGCAGCCTCGCCGAACCGATTCAATACAACGCCGGCGATGTCATCGTCCGGATAGGTGCCGGCGCCCCCGACCCGTCAAGCATCACCTGGACCCTGAACGGCACCGACCTGACACGACAGGCCGACAATGGGGGACAACAGGTGGTCGCCGACAATATCAGCCAACTGCAGTTTGACTACATCCTGTCCGACGGAACCGAGGTCGCAGCCCCCTCGGCATCACAACTGGCGGATATCTCGGCCGTCAGGGTCACCCTGGTCTCCACGACCGCCAAACAGGCAAGCCAACAGAACCGGCAGAGGAGTCTGAGCGATGTTGTTCACCTTCGCAACCATTAA